A window of the Streptomyces sp. NBC_00250 genome harbors these coding sequences:
- the cmk gene encoding (d)CMP kinase → MESVIVAIDGPSGTGKSSTSKAVAAKLGLSYLDTGAQYRAITWWMISNGVDVHDAEAVANAAAKPVIVSGTDPARPTITVDGADAAGPIRTEEVTSKVSAVSAVPEVRELITDLQRTIAKGAEHGIVVEGRDIGTTVLPDADLKIFLTASPEARAARRSGELKGVDVHATKEALIKRDAADSSRKTSPLAKADDAVEVDTTELTLDQVIECVVTLVDEKRGAAK, encoded by the coding sequence GTGGAATCCGTGATCGTCGCCATCGACGGGCCCTCCGGCACGGGCAAGTCCAGCACCTCGAAGGCGGTCGCCGCCAAGCTGGGTCTGAGCTACCTCGACACCGGCGCCCAGTACCGGGCGATCACCTGGTGGATGATCAGCAACGGCGTGGACGTCCACGACGCCGAAGCCGTCGCCAACGCCGCCGCGAAGCCGGTCATCGTCTCCGGCACCGACCCGGCGCGGCCCACCATCACCGTCGACGGAGCCGACGCCGCCGGCCCCATCCGTACCGAAGAGGTCACCTCCAAGGTCAGCGCCGTCAGCGCCGTCCCCGAGGTGCGGGAGCTCATCACCGACCTCCAGCGGACCATCGCCAAGGGCGCCGAGCACGGCATCGTCGTCGAGGGCCGGGACATCGGCACCACCGTCCTCCCCGACGCCGACCTGAAGATCTTCCTCACCGCCTCGCCCGAGGCCCGCGCCGCCCGCCGCTCCGGCGAGCTCAAGGGCGTCGACGTGCACGCGACGAAGGAAGCCCTGATCAAGCGGGACGCGGCCGACTCCAGCCGGAAGACCTCCCCGCTCGCCAAGGCCGACGACGCCGTCGAGGTCGACACCACCGAGCTCACGCTCGACCAGGTCATCGAGTGCGTCGTCACCCTGGTGGACGAGAAGCGCGGAGCCGCCAAGTGA
- a CDS encoding lysophospholipid acyltransferase family protein produces MYGFWKPRVLGAWRVPTSGPAIFAVNHAHNIDGPMLMGTAPRPVHFLIKKEAFVGPLGSFLEGIGQLKVDRDSTDRTAIGNALGVLEQGGVLGIFPEGTRGDGDFASLRAGLAYFAVRSGAPIVPVAVLGSTERRGRLVKALPPLRARVDVVFGDAFDAGDGSGRRTRKALDEATVRIQGKLTDHLENARRLTGR; encoded by the coding sequence ATGTACGGCTTCTGGAAGCCGCGCGTCCTCGGCGCCTGGCGGGTGCCGACCTCCGGCCCCGCCATCTTCGCCGTCAACCACGCGCACAACATCGACGGCCCCATGCTCATGGGCACCGCACCGCGCCCCGTGCACTTCCTCATCAAGAAGGAGGCGTTCGTCGGCCCGCTCGGCAGCTTCCTGGAGGGCATCGGGCAGCTCAAGGTGGACCGCGACAGCACCGACCGCACCGCGATAGGCAACGCCCTGGGCGTCCTGGAGCAGGGCGGCGTCCTCGGGATCTTCCCCGAGGGAACCCGGGGCGACGGCGACTTCGCCTCGCTCCGCGCGGGCCTCGCGTACTTCGCCGTCCGCAGCGGCGCGCCGATCGTCCCGGTCGCCGTGCTGGGAAGCACGGAGCGCCGCGGACGGTTGGTCAAAGCACTGCCTCCGCTGCGCGCCCGCGTCGACGTCGTCTTCGGTGACGCCTTCGACGCGGGGGACGGCTCCGGCCGGCGCACCCGCAAGGCGCTCGACGAGGCCACCGTACGAATCCAGGGGAAGCTCACCGACCACCTGGAAAACGCCAGGCGCCTCA